The DNA segment gggtgctggtggatcagaagctcaacatgagctggtaatgtgcacttgcagcccgGAAAGTCAACTCTGTCCTGGGCAGCATCAGAAAAAGGGTGACCAGAAGGCTGAGGAagctgattctgcccctttcttcactctcatgagacctgGAGTCTCATCTGACATAAATGCTTACCCGGAGTACTGTGTTCgtttctggagtcctcagcaccgGAAGGACACTGATCTGCTAGAgtatgtccagaggagggccatgaagatgatcagaggtctggagcactttccccatgaggacaagctgagacagttggagttgttcagcctggagaagagaagactggggggagaccttacagcaaccttccagtacctgagaagggcctacaagaaagctggggaggggctgttcacaaaggcttgtggtgataggatgaggggcaatgggtataaactgcagaggggcagattagatgtaaggaagaatttccccaccatgagagtggtgaggcactggcacaggttcccagggaagctgtggatgccccatccctggaggttggatggggccttgggcagccttatccagtgagaagtgtccctgcccatggcaggggggttggaactggatcatctttaaggtcccttcaaacccaaactattttatgattccattatttagattagatattaggaatttatttttttcctatgggcGCCAttaaggcactggcacaggttgcccagggaaggtgtggctgccccatccctgggtgtgttcaagaccaggttggacgaggctctgagcaacctgttcaagtgggaggtgtccctgcccatggcaggggggttggaacaagatgggctttgaggtcctttctaacGCAAACCCTTGCATGACTCTATAACCCCGCTGTGAGACCCACGCCCGGGGCTCACCCCTGCGTGGCTGCAGAGCCACGAGAGGCTGAACCCCGCCCCAGCCGCGGGGGTCTGTCCCGGCGGGCTGCGGGTGGGCACCCCCGACACCCGGGATACCCCAAACCGCACGGGGGTGGCGGGAGAGGGCCCGAAAGGAAGGCGTGCGGGCGGTGCGAAGGAGGGAGGCTGCGGCAGCTCTGCGGGGCGCCGGGAGGGGGTGCCGCCGAGGTGCCGGAGCCGCCGCAGAAGATGTCGCCGAGGCGGTGGCTGCGGGCGTGCTGGTGGCTGCCGGCGCTGCTCTGCGGCGGCGCCGCGGGCTACGTGGTGGTCAGCTCGGTGTCCTGGCCGCTGCCCGAGGAAGGAGCGCCGGCCGACGAGCTGCACAGCTCTTCCACCGAGGAGGCTCTCCCCGCGCTGCTGGAAGAGCCGGGCGGCCTCTGGAAGCGGAGCTACCCAGCCTCGCCCTACCGGGAGGATGCGGCGCTCAGCTCGGTGCCGGCGGCGCGGCGAGCCGGGATGAGGGATGCGCCATCCAGGATGTTTTCCTACCCACGGGAGGGAGTCGGGGCGCCGGGAAGCGCTGGCACCGCCCGGTACCTCGCCCGGTACAACACCTGGGGCTTCGTGGCTACGCGGGCGGCGCAAGGAAAGGTACCGTGCCCTCCGGGATACCCCCCGGGATGCTGCGGGATGCCCCCAGGATGCCGCGGGATGCCCCAGGATACCCCTTGGAATGCCGCGGGATGCCCCCCGGGATGCCGGGGATGCCGCGAGATGCCCCCCCGGGACGCCCCGGAATACCCCCGGAATGCCCCCGGTTCCCCCCCGGGATGCCGAGCACCGGGAGCGGCGCTTTGGCCCCGCGGCGGTAGCAGCAGCGGCAAAACGCGCGGATAAACTGGTTAAAAAAACTCCTTCTAGGGAGAGAAATGACGTTTGGAGTCCggctaagaaaaaaacaccccacacCAGTGATACAAGAAGTAATTACTGGTACCAAAAAAAGCGATATTTTGATTCAAGCTAAAGCCAAGCTTCATCAttcaaaagcagcgtggccagcagggcgagggagggggttctgcccctctattcctctcttgtgagacctcatctggagtactgtgtccagttctgcaatcctcaatgtaagaaggatatggagctgttggaacgggtccagaggaggactacaaagatgatcagagggctggagcaccttccctacgaggacagactgagagagttgggcttgttcagcctggagaagagaagggcctgaggagaccttatagcgaccttccagtatctgaaggggctacaggaaagctggggaggggctattcaaaaaggcttgtggtgataggatgagggggaacaggtataaactggagaggggcagatttagactggacattaggaagagtttcttcaccatgagagtggtgaggcactggcacaggttgcccagggaagctgtggctgccccatccctgaaggtgttcaaggccaggttggatgaggctttgagcaacctgttcaagtgggaggtgtccctgtctatggcaggggggctggaattggatgatcgtcaaggtcccttccaacccaaactattctatgattctatgatccttccattgttttcttttttttttttgaaagacagacagaaggtCCCTCCcatagcatgttttctttaaaacactattttttttccagacactatttcttctttgaagatgataatgtcttgtgttcagtataagctgtgctgaacagatctgtcttctataatcacctctgtttggagttttctttctatctcatatgcaaggtcagacagagagatggctccaaagctccaaattagtaAGAGTTTggactgttgcaaagtttcataataacattaaaattagaccttgtAAATTagtagaatatgcataagattctgggaaaatttatccagATGCATGTAAGTGGTAAATATATTCTCtaaccagctcttgtcttgcttCATGTGACTGGTGCAGATCGCTCccttgtgttgcccaggcctgataaaggatgctcgctttctaaaactcaaaaatgCATCagagagagttttatttgctggcattttcagtatcacctgaaaggcacagagaaagcaaaatatttaagccAGAACCAggctttttcattcctgtttgcCAGGGATGGATGTTTGCACCCTCCAGCCTGCTGCCAGCCCCTACCAATAGGGGGTGAGCAGGGCCTGAGCCTCCTCCACCTGCCCTGGGCTCTGGCTGTTATCAGGGGAAACGGGAGAGAGGGAGACCCAGCTCTGCTACTGCTAAAACTGTCTGTCCTGCAGCGGTCAAGCTATAGTAGCTTAAAGGGTAATTTCTCTGTCAGGAGCATTAAGCAAAATAACTGGGCTGCGCTGAACAAACAGAGTCATGagtgtttaaatatttccttttttaaaatgaaagtttggAATTAGAAACAGCATCCGATACCActcagacaaaagaaagaaacaaaaaggacGAAAGAATACACCTTCACATTTTCTTGAAAGCACTCACAGATTGATTAATGTACAATTAAAAAACAGGCAAAGTTAGCACATtaatcttcatagaatcatagaacagtttggtttggaaggaacctcaaagatcatccagttccaacccccctgctatggtCAGGAACACCTCGCACTGGAttaggttgttcaaagccccatccaacctggtcttgaacacttccagggatggggtatccatgacttctctgggcagcttgttttagtgcctcaccatcctcactgtagaaaaaattcttcctaataactaatctaaatctccccacttttagcttaaaaccattacccttcatcctgtcactgcagtcCCTTATAAAgagccccaccccagctttcctgtagcccccttcaagtactggaaggctgctataacgtttcctccgagccttctcttctccaggctgaacaactctgactctcagctgtcctcatatgggaagtgctccagccctctgatcatctttgtagccctcctctggactcactttaacagattcatgtccttcctgtgctgaatcCATCTTCAGAAAGCTTGACTGACTTAGTGGCAGTTTATGTTATTGTGAAATACAAAGCAACGGCTTAAATAAATATACCATTAAATAACAAGCTGGACATACATTTGATGAGGGAGTGTTGCTGCTGTGAATGGTGAGTTATGCTGCCGGCGATCTCAGTTCTTTTCGAGAATCCACTGTAACATCAACCATGCACAACAGACTGAGCATTTTAGGCTATGGAAACATGTCCTGCAATATTACTGATGActactaattttcttttctttgtaactcTTAATAATAAACAGATATTTGTAATTTCTAAGTCATGTAGCTGCATTAAAGCATTCCTTCTAAGGAATGCTAACAAAGTCCAGttataaacattaaaattttaaacGCATATGAAcagtaaaaatgagaaagcatGCAATCCAGGTAATATTATCCAGGGTTTTCTTATTAACTATTCATACTTAATTTGATTTTAGTGCAAAGGATTTGCCAGTTACATTGAATTAATGTGTCGACTCATAATTTTACTATTTAACATCTAATTGACCATGAGGAAAGAAAtctctgaagaaatgaaaaaatagtaatttagTAAGTATCTGTCATTGTGATTTATAATAGGATGAAAAAGCATAGCAGGAGTATAAATCATTATGGAGAATATTAATGTGTGTTACTAGTGGGCAAGGATATTTTTGCTTGTGTTGTATCCACTGTGTGTACACAGCTCAGTGTATAGAAGAAAACTTTTTGAAAACTTGACTCCTGGGTGTCCCTCTTTGCATGTGGGAGGAAAGTTTATTCTGGCTGTTTTGATGTCTGAGACACAAAcacacccaccccaccccccatATAGATGGTGTTCTTGCCCAGGCAATGGAGCTGATgtccagatttattttaaacacaagtCTAGCTAAAATGTGTTCCCCTCTCTCTTCGCAAATCGAAGTCAAAAGAGTAGGCAAAATTAGTGGCAAAAGCAGGCTGAATCAAGGCTAAATTAGGCTCTGTATTCTTTTGGATTTGAGAAAGGTGTCAGCACTGTTCTGGAGCAAATATTTCTTGACGCTGAGGGCATTGATTTTAATGCAGTTGGTGGAAGAAAAAACGTACTCTGCAGTGTCATGGACAGgactggaaagaagaaatagaggAGAGATCTATTTTCATAGATGCATGATTTATCTAAGTTAGAAGAAAGACTGTCTTATTCACGATGACAACAGAAAGTGGGAGACTGAGCAATGAGGGGTTACTGTCCCCCCTGCTAGAGCCCTTCAGGGAATCGGGACATTGTAAACTGTCCATATGCAAAGATGTAACCAGTTGCTTATTTGAATTTTGCAGATCCAAGGTATGCCCTATGGGAACTGTTTACTTCTAAGTGATGGTCCTGTCAATAACAGCACTGGAATCCCTTTCTTTTATGTGACACCGAAGGATAACACTGTGGTAGATCTCCTGAAGAATTCCGTGGCTTCTGTGACCCTGCCAGAGGCAGACGGAAATTTCTGCAGGTAACAGAGTTTTAGCTGCCTACTACCAccttcagtgagaaaaaagtcctcagaaaaaaatgctgggtTACCACCTTCAGTGCCTCACATTTATTTTTGGCTTTCACCATCAGCTACAGGCTCGTCCTTAGATTTGTTTTGCAGTAGGCTGTCCCAGTAAAGTCTggtaaagaaaagcagaagtgtcATTGAAGTATGCTGTACCATCCAGAGCTGCAGGGGCTTTCAGCTTGCACAGTAATATACCTACATTTTAATGTCTTCTTGGAGGTGCCAGGTAAAATCTACGTGTTCAAGATCCTATTATACCCCATGGTGATCTAGTCAATAAAGTCCATATTGTTTCGGGGGGTACCCAAGTCATGGTAAAGCAGATACCCTTTGCTCCACTGAACAGCTCTATAGGTCCTGCTGGTTGCCTTGACAGAGCTTTAGTTCCCCAGAGTCTATAGGGGGACCTCAGGCTCCCAGTTTACAAGTTATATACTCAAGACCATGCCATTCAGTCTAATTTCCACTTCTTCAGAGGATGTGATTGAATATAGTATCATCACAAATTTTTGGCACCTTGCATATCGTAAATAGTCAGTAATCAACATCCCACATAAAGGAAGCCAGGTCTGAGATTTACCCATCTACAGCCGGCCCCAGGTTTGTCTCTCCAGAGATAGTAGTAAGTTGACTTCTTTCTTCCTAATCATATGTACAGTGAATAAATTCCATATCACTGAAGCATTACATGTGTAAAATGTATGTAAATAAACTTGACAATGATTCAGTTTTCCCTTCCAATGCTTGTCTCCTTGAAAAAGACGTATCCCTGCCATATGTCTGTTTACAGCCAAACATGTGGCAAACTTGACTGGGTCACTCTTGTGTGAAGCGTTATTTCCAAAGGCCTCTTTACGTGACTAAGTACATGACACCAAAATTGTGTCAGACAGGGCTCTGTTACCAAAGCAGATGTTAGCTTagagagagggggaagaacTGGAAACTACAGGctgcttcagaaagaaacaggatTGAAAGTTTTTACCCCATTTTAGGGTTCTTTTGTGGGGAGGAGAGGTTTATCTTAAGAACTGGATCATATTCCCCAGCTGGTAATTGCCTTGCGTATTATCCCACCTCTCAAGCCCACTAGCTGAGAACACCACTGGAAAAAGGAATGATGAATGGCAAATATATCGCACATTATGGTTGCACTTGTCTGCGTTTGCCTCCAGAACACACTATATGTTTTCTTAAGAGTTATACGATGGCAAAATGGAAGGTTTCTTAGTCTTAAGCAGTACAAGTGATTTAAGACTTACATCGCATTCACAAGGAATGGAAATCAAGGCTTCCTCTTGCAACATCAGACACATGATAGGAACTTTCTGTCACAACATTTGTTAGGGTAATTTGACTTCGAATGCTTGAGAAGGTCATCAGAGTGGTGATTAGGACCAGAATGATTCTGCTTGgtccttaaaattatttcattaaatattttgcattaataatttcaaatttaagTAAATATATCGGTTATTTCCTAACAGGCTAATGGAActtactgctgcttttgaagtattttcattcAAACAAAGTGTGACCTGAATATCTAGACGAAGTgcttaaaaatgtatattaagTTTGATGTCCTACCACTTACCCAATGGCctgttttcacttctgaaaaCTACACACCCAGTTAGGCACTTAAGTGTAGCCTTTTATCCCTGACTTTAAACATCCACTCTTGGAAGTCTTTGTCTTTTATGTTTTAGTAACATCACCACCTGATCTACCTGTTTGGAAAGTGCCAACTCACCAGCTAAAGAGAAATACTACAGGATTTGTAGAAATATTAAATTCATATGTATCACAACCCTTTGagaatatttatttgcttgttttctaaTAAGTAACTATTAATTTCCAAACTAAACCACTGCCTTTTTTGTTCCATGTGCCAGAATGTGCTGCTGTTTGTCTTGCAGCCTGGATTCTGCCACCTGACTCTTTTGTCCCTTCTGCAGCCTGATACCATGCTTTCTGACAAGAGTTCTCTGGGCACCACCAGGGAGCTAAACCTGGATTTTCAAGACAGCTTAGGCCAAACTCATTACTAGTTGCCACATCCCTACTCTCCCCTCCCCACGACCAGCCACCATGATGTGCTGTGGCCTCCCCAGTCTCCACCAGCTCTGGGCTTTGCCTGACCCTGAGTTGAAACataaatctgaagaaaattaacccaATGACAAGAATAAGGTTTTATGCCAGTCCTTCACCTTTTTTCCCATGGCCCCTACTGCTTCTGGCCATGCAATCCCACCCCTCCCTTCAGATGACCATATAGTGGGCCTATTTTAGCTCAGTGCCCCAGCAGAaacctcttccctttttttaattagatttctATGGGGTTAGTAACTTGGATCCAAGAGCCAGAGGAGtgcaaaggaggaaaggaggaggaaaacaggaCATGTCTATTTCAGCATGTAACTATACTCTAAATATTGAACTTACTACTGAATTGAGTACAAAGATCCAGAGTCTAATCAGTGTttttagcattatttatttattttgttcttggaTTCcacttgttttcattatttttgaagtTCTTATCTGGAACAGATGTTGGTTGGCATTAGTGCAAAGAACAAGCGATTACGGGGAATGAAAAGCCAGGGCATTTGTTGAGCTGCAGTTTGTGGGTTTGCTCATAACTAGGAAAATGTGAGCAAGCTTTGGGGGTGTCTCACAGTCAGGAAGCATGTCAGCACTGAAAAGTTTTCTTGGTTAAGGATGTCATAATTGTTTGGGCTTCAAAATAATTATACAAAATAACTAAATGAATTTAGCTCTGTGAGAGAAAGTTCATGTCCTTGTATGCCAGCAGTGTATTTGTAGCTTGTTTTCATGTGGAATTTTATTAGTATTTCATTATTAACCTACTGTGAGTTGTaaggattaaaataaatgtgaaagcTGGTTGATGCCTGTAGTCAATGCTCCTGGGAGAATTTGGCACTCTGGTGAAAAATGCTTCTGACCTATTGCATGCAAAAGAAATCTCTGgcctttagaaagaaaatacagctgacATTTCAATAGTCTTCTTGTATCTAATGAGTATCAGGTGACTAGTGTGTGTGTACATCAGTTtgatattaaatttatttagtagcagatttaatttcttttgtttcagaacAGACTCAAATTTCAAATGAtgacaataaatattttcactctCAGGGATGTAAGGAATAAAGAGTGGCCTTTTTGGTACTCAAGCCTTAATGTTTAATCAGCTGGagagaaaatctgaaaagcCTAAACTAATAAGAGAGATAACACTtaataatgaaagaaagagagctGTGATGCATCTGAATAGGCAGTAATTGCAAGACATAATAATGTTGCAGCTACAGTCTGGATTCTTCATCTCTGACCTAGAGATTGCCATTTCCCACAGGGAGACGGGCTGTACTTCTCTGAGAAGGCTGTCTGATGGCCAGGCTACAGAAAACATTCATTAGCCACTACATTGCATTCGATCTGAAAGCTGATAAATGGATAAGaggcaagaaaaattaaatgattCAGGCCTATAAATAGACTAAGCTGGCATGTCTATTCCACAGACAAGCTGAAAAGAGTGAGTCTCATTCTTATAGCTTTCAGAGGGAGCAAGACTGAGCCCGACATTAAAGAATAGAGCAGCTATTGTTCTAAACACATTTCCCAACACACAGTCTGCTCAAAGGATCTCTCTTTCCAAGTAAGCTCCTGGGCCTGCCTCATTACAGCTGCAGTCTGGAAAACaggcaattaattttaaacGTGTGTCGCCTCCTTGACATCAGGTTCAGCACATTTGTAGGGACCATCTGCAGCTTTCTTTGAGAAGGAGCAGTTACACAGCTGCCAGAAACTGGTTTTCActcaaggggaaaaagaaagaaaagcaacgAGCTTTGGGGTCAGTCCATGcgtttattttcctttgctattAGTTTGGAGGATGGTGTTTCAAATCCACGGTGCAGGCTGTGAGTGATTTTGAGGGACCCAGGTTCCTCTCCTGGTGTATGACTTGCATCAGGGATGGCCATCAAAGCCATTTTACCCACCATGCTTCATCTATAGTTTGAGGTAGCAGATCAGCACGATCAGGCAGATGTGTTCAGTGGATGTAAGCTGGCTCTGTAGGTTTCCTAAACTCTGCACTGAAAAGGCTGAGTTttcactgggaggcactgagcCTCTCCAGCACTCCTAGGTACCACCAGGCCATGGGAAGAGGAGAGTAATTTGGTGGTTTAGGGTTCCTGCTGATCAGCAGCATATATAAACTACTAACTTCATTCCTCTGCAATCCCGAGAGACAATAGACCTTCCATGAGTTGCAGACAACTTTTGAGATGTCATTTGGACATCCAACATGTAGCCACCTCTGGGTTTGTAGAGTCACTGTCTGTTAATAGAAGGATGAATGTACCAAATCTGGTGCTGCACCTTCATGCAAAGAGAAATGACGCATGCAGAAGACAAAGGCTAAATACAGACACCCCTCGGTTTTTGAGATCCACCT comes from the Cuculus canorus isolate bCucCan1 chromosome 1, bCucCan1.pri, whole genome shotgun sequence genome and includes:
- the CREG2 gene encoding protein CREG2, with product MSPRRWLRACWWLPALLCGGAAGYVVVSSVSWPLPEEGAPADELHSSSTEEALPALLEEPGGLWKRSYPASPYREDAALSSVPAARRAGMRDAPSRMFSYPREGVGAPGSAGTARYLARYNTWGFVATRAAQGKIQGMPYGNCLLLSDGPVNNSTGIPFFYVTPKDNTVVDLLKNSVASVTLPEADGNFCRKNLIDPEDPRCARLTLMGQMVTVPPEEVEFAKQAMFSRHPVVRKWPRSYEWFFMKMNIEHVWLQSWYGEVSAIAVEEYLKAVPSKG